The Desulfobacterales bacterium DNA window TGCCGAAGTTGTTTCAAATTCCGTTTTTGCCGTCACGGCTGCGGCTCAGGGTCCGCTACACCGTTCGGTATAAGAAAACCCCTTTCCCGGTCCAACCTCAAACGTACGGGGTTTACCGAAACCTTACGCCGGACGAAGCTCGCTGTCCGGAGAGATTTTTGATTGTTGGTTGCGGCCGCGGCCCAAAAGTTATGGTCCAGCCATGCTGGTTAGTGTCTGTCCAGAAACGAGCGATTTCGTTGTAACCATGCTGCCGCACTTATTCGGGGAGAAAACAAGTGAACGATTATCTGGCGACAATTCTGGAAAAGGGCGCCCTGGAAAAGGCGGCCAAATATATCTGTACGCTCAAATGCGGCTTGTGCCCGATGGTCGAGGAGGGGTTTTCATGTAAAACCGAGTGTGATACCGAGACCAGGCCCTGGCGCTGCTGGGTCGAATTTTTCAAGGAAACAGCTGGCAAGGACAAGGTCAAGGCCGCTGCCTGACCCGTTCCGGCCCGCGAAAAGACCGTCTCCGGCCGGGCACGGTCTAAGCGGCCCGGCGGTCGTTCTCTTCGGGCAGAGGCGCTTCCTTCATTGCCAGGTACTGGTCATAGTCCATCATCACGTCGATGGTGCCGTTGGGCGTGATTTCGACGATCCTGTTTGCCACGGTGGACACAAAGCGATGATCATGGGAGGCAAAGAGCATTACCTCGGAAAATTCGGTCAGAGCGTTATTCAGGGAGGTGATTGACTCCAGGTCGAGATGGTTGGTGGGCTCGTCGAGAATAAGGGCGTTGGCGCCGGTGAGCATCATCTTGGAGAGCATGCAGCGCACCCGTTCGCCACCGGAAAGAACCGAGGTCTTTTTCATCGCCTCCTCTCCGGAAAAGAGCATCTTGCCGAGGAAGCCCCGGACAAAGCTCTCGCTCTCCCTGGGAGGTGCATACTGGCGCAGCCAGCCGACAAGATCAAGCTCATCGTCATTGAAATAACCATTATTCTCTTTGGGAAAATAGGCGCTCCTGATGGTCACACCCCAGCGCAGGCTGCCGTGGTCCGGCTCAAGCTCGCCGGCCAGAATCTGGAACAGGGTGGTTTTTGCCAGGCTGTTGGCCCCGACAAGGGCGATCTTGTCGCCCTTGTTGACAATGAGGGAGAGATCCTCAAACATCGAAACCCCGTCGATTTCTTTTGAAAGACCGTTGAGCTCCAGAATGACGTCACCACAGGGCCGTTCCGGCTTAAAGACGATGTAGGGATATTTGCGGGAGGAAACCGGCATGTCCTCGAGGGTGAGCTTTTCAAGCAGCTTTTTCCGGGAGGTGGCCTGCCTGGCCTTGGAGGCATTGGAACTGAAACGCTGGATGAATGCCTTGAGTTCCTCCGCCTTGGCCAGGGCCTTCTTGCCCTCGCTCTCCTTCTGGTGAAAATGGAGCTGGCTGGCCTGATACCAGAAATCATAGTTGCCGACATAGACCTTGATTTTGCCGTAGTCGATATCCGCCACATGCGTACAGACCTGGTTGAGGAAATGGCGGTCATGGGAGACGATGATCACTGTGTTGCGGAAGCGGGAGAGGAAATCCTCCAGCCAGGTAATGGTCCGCAGGTCGAGCTGGTTGGTGGGCTCGTCCAGAAGCAGGATATCCGGATTGCC harbors:
- a CDS encoding ATP-binding cassette domain-containing protein: MITAANVALSYGKRVIFQDVNIKFTPGNCYGLIGANGAGKSTFLKILAGQLEPDRGRISKGPRQRIAVLNQDQFAFDGHTVFNTVIMGHKKLYKVMAEREALYAKADFSEEDGIRSGELEDTFGEINGYEAEAEAATLLNGLGIPEEMREKKMKELDGSDKVRVLLAQALFGNPDILLLDEPTNQLDLRTITWLEDFLSRFRNTVIIVSHDRHFLNQVCTHVADIDYGKIKVYVGNYDFWYQASQLHFHQKESEGKKALAKAEELKAFIQRFSSNASKARQATSRKKLLEKLTLEDMPVSSRKYPYIVFKPERPCGDVILELNGLSKEIDGVSMFEDLSLIVNKGDKIALVGANSLAKTTLFQILAGELEPDHGSLRWGVTIRSAYFPKENNGYFNDDELDLVGWLRQYAPPRESESFVRGFLGKMLFSGEEAMKKTSVLSGGERVRCMLSKMMLTGANALILDEPTNHLDLESITSLNNALTEFSEVMLFASHDHRFVSTVANRIVEITPNGTIDVMMDYDQYLAMKEAPLPEENDRRAA